taattatgtatattatatgtataGTAATTAATAGGCTAATAACTATCTACCGCTTAATCTAATCGgtgtatatatattcttttttcattaaatataatgaaacaaTTATTCTTCCGATTAAATGATATTCAACACTATTTAATTTATGACACATTAAAACAATGTTACAATTTTCATAAATCGGGTCAGAAGTATGCAAACCTGTTGTACTAACATTCAGAGAATGAAGACATCAAGTTATTAATTTACAGtcagaatataaaatcatagATGCCAAAGTAGGTAGAAACATGAAAACTTgctaagttttatttatataagaTTTTGACAGCAAATACAAAACATATAGTACATTTGGTCTAtcttaacatattttttcatcaaattattCCTAATGTCTGATAATTTTCTGTATTGAAgtatatattcaatattataattatttttagattttctttGCAAAGTTAGTGCGGCACTGTTGCTGTCTATCATACTTAAATCCgatcaaatgttttttttagtattattaaaccaaaaacaaaaaagagaaTACAAAAGATCCAACATAGAAATATTATGTGAATTGAAATGACAGAACTttcaaacatgtacatataacggTAAAGGGCATAGTCACGATTACTTTTCGTGGCTTCAATTTTCAGGGCTTACAATGCATTAGTAATTTGAGTGTTGGTCATAAAACTATAAGTATAAATACAAACTCTCAATtgtttgctatgtaaacaaggctcttgCCGGTTTCcgttctttttcaagctgattttttaaTATGCTGATTCGTTTTGATACATCCGTAGATAAACAGTTCACTTTCATTTAAGGTCTAAACAaggaatatttaaaatgtacaaaaaaaaatcagtgttcACTTGGGCTGGTTTACATGCTAGAAAATTGTGGGTGCTGTTTCTCGCTTATAAGTCGATGACTGGCCCTCAATTTTAATTgtctattaaaaatgatttaatgaagcattgtaaacattaaaaacgaaaaatttatttttgaccaaaatggTGATCATGCTGCTTTAATATGCAAATAGAGTATACCTCTGTATTACCTTGGGAAATAGGTTTTCTGCCTTGTTGACTCCTTCAATGGTATAATTTAACTGTTTAATTATACcaatacaaacaaacaaatcagaTAAAAGTTAGAATTAATCAAATTCGTCATTTTTACCTGTATTCGTTTGCTACTCTACAAGGTTCCAAGTCtagttaaagctgcttggtccgattttatatcaaattttatgcacgcttttaaacgatggctatgcttagtatgtgtataataatagacattgcagtagtcttcccagtcaattaagccaaatttcaatgaagaaaaatacgtacaaaatctgctaacaaaacaaacgacattaaaaggtaccgcgttatttagcctcatgttaaatttcacccctgacgacgagacgggtatggttgtattacgaatttgacatcgctttaaataaaggtcgaaatggtCAGacaaatgatcagacaaattacaaataaacatgtttacGTTTTGTTTgccaatatttctaaagtctgctttctttacaatcgatgcatagcatgcgggttgaataaccccaatcattcgggggacgaaaccatgcggtttccttttctaaacattcccgtgatgcattttggtttgttttttcgtttgcccaaagagaaattatttttatttactttgaatatttctaactttgaaaggagattgattctgctggtgtaaataggagaaagtccataactctgtaagataaatgatttgtatgaacaaaatgttgatactgtaattacgaaaaaatcggaccaagcagctttaagttgtttttattatataatgtatacacatgtatgcaTGCTTTTATTCAGATAATAATGGGGAACACTTCTTCAAGTTAAAAGAAAGTCCGAGTAGGCGTGTATAAGTTACTGACGCGCCTATTGCAGAGAATCAGTCTGTTTTGCAATGAATCTTCTGTGtatagtttcattttattttaatttttttatatatattattttattaattaattcttGCGGAGTGAAAACAGTAGAGGTAGAACAACAAAAAGCGGCTACTATTTGACTACAAAgtcgaaatatttttttgttagcaAGAGTAAGAGTAATACCAACTTAAAAAATGTATACCCGTGCTCCGAAGGTGAAGGAGCATACTATTGTAACCcagtgtgtctgtctgtctggtttgtaacaatttttttcacattttctcaGTAAATATTATTTGTAGAAATTTTACACACTCTTTGTTTGGGCATGTCATTTGAGGGGATTCATTTTTGTAACAGTCATGCGTCAGTTTCCCGTTAAATGactactttgtttattttttacctaAATTGTCTAACAAAagttcgtcaaagatttctcataATCAGCAACAATTTATCGCAGGTGGTTcaaatttaaacacatttttgcTTAGTACTGCTTTATGGCGAGATAGATTTTTGACCAAATTCGatatcaacttcctgttaaatgtggACTTTGCTTTCTTTCTATATTCACAGAAGAGCGGGAGTATCACTTTTAGATACAGATATCACATATATCTTGTTCTACTTTAAGGTATCatataattaatcaaaatataacaCTATGCAAAAAGATTATAAGCATCGTAACTATACATCGTGTCATCACCTCAATGGATAATTGATAAAGTTAATCTGAATGCAAgatttttaagtaattttatACACTTGGTATTTGTTAATTCTAGCCACGTACCTGTAAACGAATTAACAGGAAATTTAATTTCACATTAGTTCTCTTAATACACTTAGTCTGAAGAGGCGTACCATGGTATGTTACCTTTTCATTGAATGATAACATTTGCGATAATCAGAGCACACTTGAAATAAGTGCTTGCGTCAACGGGTCCAGTTCGATCTATAGCtaatcgaaatattttgaagaaGGAAGATTTGTTTCGCATAAATCAAGCCGCTAATTATCCATTGTGTCATATTATAGGAAAAGAATGGCGATGATGCAAATCGTTCTTTGGGTTATTTCTTTTCTTAGTTATAAATCTTTTTCCATAGGAGAAGACTGTTTAAAGTAAGATTTTTTTACTAGTTTAGTGTTGGTTTTCATATTATTCACGAGTATTTGAATTGCATGTAATTCAtccttgttattgttttttttagatcagGAAACAATAGTGAATGCTGTGCAGACTTTTTTATGAAAGGGGGGAAATGCACCCGTGTGTATAAACTTTTTGCTTCCAAACTCAGTGAATGTATTTTTTGACTGGTCATGATTTATTTATACCAGAAGTGTTTAATTCGTAATTCTTTGTATTTCTTGAAATTAAGCTTGCCCAATTGGATATTTTGGACCAAATTGCTTTTTCACATGTCCCTATCCTAGTTATGGACGTCGTTGCTTGGGAGGAGAATGCGAGTGCCCAGAAAAGTTATGTTATCCAGAAACCGGATGTGTCAATCGTAAGGATCCCTGCGAATAAAATATGTTtcgtaaataataaatattttttcactttaacaacaggcaaaaaaaatctgttttaatttcatatcgTTGGTTTATTCAATTTCAGAACAAAAACATGTTATAAAGTTTACTTTgatatgtttttcattttctacctttaatttgttaataaaatgataaaaaggacGTTTTAGAGctatattattttagttttcaAATTAACATGACATCcgttatttgttttattatttctatatataataatatatatgattCGATGAAGAAAAATGtgcacatattttttaaaatattttagagcCTATCACTCAGAACAGAAATTCCAGCAATTCATCCTTTGAAAAAACTACATTTACAGAAGTAAACAATGCATATTTTACTGAGCCAAAAAGAGTCAATAGCGGTCTTATGGATTCCAAAAAGAGTGATTCTTCATCAACAGCAGTAGTTGTAATTTCTGTATTTTGCACTCTCATTATTATGTCCCTTATTATTGTTATAGTACTTCAAATGAAAGGTAAAATACATACCCACAATCAAATATCTTTATCGAAACGACGATCCCGAGTGGTTAGTCAACGTCATGTTAATACATATTGCGAGATTGATGAGAAAAACGTGGAAAAATCAGAATGCAACAAATGCGATGAAGTGGAAATTTATGAACTAATCGACCATTCAAACAACGGTGAAATAGAATATACGGAACTTCCAACAAGGAGGGGAGTTTCAAATCAGGACAGGAAGCTTATGTCTACCATTTCAATGCAGAAGATCTTGGATGAGGATTGTGATTTGAATAATGATTGTCTTGCTAATAGTGACGAGAAACATCCAAGCATAAATGAATCCAAAGTACAAATGAGAAAAGACAAAGTCGGTCTTGAAACGCTCTCGAAAAGGAAGAGAAAAACATCTAGCAATATAAGCGGATACATCGATATGGGGAAAAAAGATCCAAAAGATTACGTTTCCATGAATGCTGAAAATATTGGATTGTAAACACATTCCGATCTACATCTTTGAATGATAAGTGGAGAAGTAACAATATACATgattgaaaatatgtttttttaagctgatttaaattcatttgatattttttaaggtAGAAATTAACCTACTAATGCATAAATTGACGTTAACTTATCGAATGATGTACtaatataattacataaattattaAAGAGTAATTTTGTATagcttatcaaaatatattaatattat
The nucleotide sequence above comes from Magallana gigas chromosome 2, xbMagGiga1.1, whole genome shotgun sequence. Encoded proteins:
- the LOC136272337 gene encoding uncharacterized protein encodes the protein MAMMQIVLWVISFLSYKSFSIGEDCLKSGNNSECCADFFMKGGKCTPCPIGYFGPNCFFTCPYPSYGRRCLGGECECPEKLCYPETGCVNQPITQNRNSSNSSFEKTTFTEVNNAYFTEPKRVNSGLMDSKKSDSSSTAVVVISVFCTLIIMSLIIVIVLQMKGKIHTHNQISLSKRRSRVVSQRHVNTYCEIDEKNVEKSECNKCDEVEIYELIDHSNNGEIEYTELPTRRGVSNQDRKLMSTISMQKILDEDCDLNNDCLANSDEKHPSINESKVQMRKDKVGLETLSKRKRKTSSNISGYIDMGKKDPKDYVSMNAENIGL